The Anas acuta chromosome Z, bAnaAcu1.1, whole genome shotgun sequence DNA window CAAAGGATTATCTTCTGTGCATCTACATCTACtacaaagtaaagaaaaggaagatgcagTTTGATGTACAATAAAGCTTGTGTTAATATCTTACGGAGTTCTGTTAGGGGTATAAAAGGAAACCTGACTGTCTGAATTCCATTTTTAAGTGTCTTCCTTGTTTTGCCATGCAAGCATTCAGAGCATTACAGGCTCTGTTGATAAAGATAAAATTCAATCACAGTTCTCACATACTGCAGTTTGGAAATTAATGCATGTTGACTGAAAGTCAAGATACAGATTGCTTGGTCTACTGTGAAAGCTAACGCTTTCATGGCTTGTATCatcatttctttaattattttgtgtaCTGTAATTTCATAGAGTGTAAACTCGGTTTTAAGATTCGTATGTGAGCAAAAATGTTACCTTTTGTGTGTACCAGAATATCTTGTTTTGTGCCCAGTAAAAACGTTTCCAAtaacaggaaaatgaatgttCTTAATGACAATAGTTTATAAAGAAGCAGGTTTAGGTTCTTCTCACAAGTATGTGGTTGCACATTTATAAAGTCTTATTTAGCTGTAGAACGACCCTATtagttttttttccaattctatCGCagtgctctttattttttcagtttggtGTACCATTAAGCCTTATTCCCTCAGCTATACTgatattgtgtgtgtgtaaaaacaaaacagaaaaacatctgtgCATTTGTGtacacttctgtttttctttttttttttttttttttttttttactagtatGAAGTACTACTCTGTGTACAAGATCATGACGATCCAGCTATTGATGTTTGCAAAAAGCTCCTTGGCAAATACCCAAATGTTGATGCTAGGCTGTTCATAGGTAAGCAATGCAGCTCTGGGGTGGGACTCTAgcttgaaaaatctttttaggCCTTCAACTCCTTGTACAGTATTCTGCAATAAATAGTTGTCTTGTTCTGACAGCATTGGTTCTGTAGCTTAGTCATCTGTTTGAGAGAAGTatagaattaattttgtattcatAATTTGAGaccttgttttaaaaacaaacaaaaccaaactgtAGGAAGAAGCATTTGTGCAagcccctcctcaccccccagCTTTTTTCTACTAACTCTGGAATTCATCAGTTTAAATCCCATCTCTGTGCTGAACTAAACATGCAGGAAGTTACTTAATGTTGTGGGTGTATTTGAGCTTGAGGTGTTACAATAATCCTTGTTCATCAACTTGGAGACTGAGAgtctatttcttctctttctgattACATTAGAGGAAAGGAATAAGGCATATTAGAACTAAATACTAGTTTTAACTAGAAAGCTATAATGCTTCTCTGACATGAAATAAACTGAATCATATCTGTTAGGAGCAAACTGTCTcactttttttgcttctgttctgtttttttttgttttgttttgttttgttttttttataaaattgcCCTAGAGCGTAATGATCATGATCAGTAGTAGCAATCAGCATTGACCCTACAGAATGTAGTAACAAGCTTTTTAGTTCTACTGTCCTTTCAATGTCATTAACCTTATTACCCTGGCATTATGAGGAAGCACTtgaatccttttcctttttaacccTCTGCATAACTGTGGTAAGAGCTAAAATATGGAAGTGAAGGAACACTTAAAATTTTAATCTTCCTATTAAGTTGGACTTAAAGAATTGAAAGGTTAGATTATTCTGTTTCAGTTAACACATCTAAGTATTTGGAATATTGAGCCTAGATTGtaaaaaagcatgcattttgTGTACACTTTTTTTTAGGTGGCAAGAAGGTTGGCATCAACCCCAAAATTAACAACTTAATGCCTGGCTATGAAGTTGCCAAATATGATCTGATATGGATCTGTGATAGTGGAATCCGAGGTAGGTGGGTGTTGAAATGTGATGACAATTTTATTGCTCTTACTCGCTGCAAGTAAGCAGTTGTGGGGGATTGTTTTAAAttagaatagaaatagaaattctGGAAAgatattttcacagaataaaGATGCTTCATATCTAAAAGGTataaataccattaaaaaaatctaactgATTTCATTCTAATTGCTGTTGATCATAATAATGCTAATCATAATTACTGTTTTACTGACACCGTTGCCCGAAAGTACTGCACACTGAAGTGTACCTGCTCTTCATAATAAAATGAGTCACTGCATTTTCTATAGAGTAGCCTCTTGCTAATGACAGAACTGTTCAATGAATTGTTCTCTCATTTGTCACTTAGTCACACCAGACACATTGACGGATATGGCCAATCAAATGACTGAGAAGGTAGGCCTGGTCCATGGGCTTCCCTATGTTGCAGACAGACAGGGATTTGCTGCTACCCTGGAACAGGTCAGTGCaatactttttatttccctaATACACTGCTGGCTGATTAAAAGTTGTATAGtgccttctgcagcttttaAGTGAAGggatgtttcatttattttagctgCAGTTACACTTCAGACTATCTAGGATAATGcttaaatgtttgaaaattcAACCACAGTCCACTAAACATTGATTGAATATTTAAGTTTGCAATTCCAGGAAAGAGtgcaggattttattttaaagttaattaaaaCTGGAAACTTCTTCACTACTTATTCAGAAAAGGCTATTCATTCCATGTTTCCTTTTGAATAGGAATACAAAAATGGCTGTATGCCAGAATAGTCCTTTTCATACAGTGTCTTATTTACAACTCAGCTTACAAGCAGCACCTTTGAGAACAGAACCTAAGCAAGGCATATATGCTGTTTTCAGATAGTAGTCGCTCAGCTGAAAATACCAGAAAGCTGGGAGAGATCCTGAACAGAAAGTAGTCTTGTTTGTTTACTCAATATACTAGTAGGAATGGTTTTCTTAGAAGAACGtttccattccatttccatTCTATTTAGACAGTCCATTTAGACTTTCAACATCTACAGCTGTATGTAGCAGGAAGTTCCACAGTTACAGCCACCACCACCTTGTTCACTCTGAACTTTGTTCTTCTGTAGTGTATTTCATGTCTCCTAATGCTTCATTTGGAAGAGAAAGTAAACAGCTGATTTCTGTCTATCATCTTTATATCACTTATGTTTATCTGTCCTATTCTTCCCTCTCTCTATTCTCAGTAAGTTCTCTTTTGTAGAATGAAGAGGTTGAGTTTTCTTGTTTATTCCTTTTGTCTCAAGGCAAGTAATTTAATCAATTATCTTTTATTCTAAGCTGGCATGAATGAGGCGTTTTGGCCCTGAGTCTGATGTTAGTCAAAGGCAAAATATGAGAGACAAAAGTGCAGGGAAATTCAGCGGAGAGAGAGCAGCTCGTGTGagttttctgcagcagaaagtctgaattttatttttttttaagggagcAAGAAGCAGTAGCACAAAACTCTTAGTATTGCTGTTAATCTCCTTAGTACAGTATTTCATCTCTTGCTACTGTATTCctggaagagcttttttttcccatatccAGTATGCTGTAAGATCAGCATGGCTCTTGAATGAGTTTGTGTATTAGTAAGACCATCAATGGGAAGAAGTAATGAGAGGTGCTAATGCTCAGTACCAACTGTCTTTCTGTAGAAAATTGCTGGTTCTATATTAGatcttacaaaaacaaaacttgcttacaatctgaattttttattttgcctatttcttcttgcttgtacattaaataaacaaaattccACTGGTTCTATACCACCATATAGTAAGCTTCTTTGAGAATGTATGCAGAAATTTACTTGATGGTTACAAGGAAGCAGCATATCTTTTTTTCTATAACCAAATCTATTAATGATTGGTAGTATGATTTTAGTATGTACTTCCTGAGAACAACCTCTAttaattagaaattaaatacCAAATTAAATATGATAGTTCAATACATGGATTTAATGAACAGCttaaatttataaaaacagCACGTATCACTATTAGATTTATCAGTTTTGGTGATGCGTTAGATTTCTTATGTGGGTGGTAAAGATCTTTCCAAATATATCATCATAATTGGCCATgtctagattatttttttttttccaaacacttacagGAGAAAGCTGGGGGTAGTACTTGCATAAATACAGGTAGATCTTTAAAAGTCCTATTTGTCTTTTTTGCAGGTTTATTTTGGAACTTCACATCCAAGGTCATATATTTCAGCCAATTTAACTGGCTTTAAGTGTGTGACAGGAATGTCGTGCTTGATGAGGAAGGATGTCTTGGATCAAGCTGGAGGACTGATAGCTTTTGCACAATACATTGCGGAAGATTATTTTATGGCCAAAGCTATAGCTGACCGGTAAGATGACTGGACATTACTTATTGCTTTAAGTACAGTTTTAGTTCTTATTTTACGTATAGGCAGTTGGGTCAGTTTCACATGTATACAGCAAACAGATTTTACGTGTGCTTTGTCCTGTCAATGTATTCTTGGAGAAATAACTAAGTCACAGTGCAGTCTATTCCTTTAGGAAAAAAGTTTCAGAGAACTTGGagtaaatattatttaagtGGTATTTTCTACCTTCCAAGCAAGAGACTTGATAAAATCTGctcaatttttttgtttatacatAAAAATGTGGCATATATACAAAAGAAACTTTCCAACTCTAATAAAATTCTTAGATGTTTGTTCTAGAATGGGTCATTGCATTtcttatttgctcttttttaatACACATCTATATTTCAGGGGCTGGAAATTTGCAATGGCCACGCAAGTTGCAATGCAAAACTCTGGTTCATATTCTATTTCTCAGTTTCAGTCCAGAATGATCAGgtaaaatttcaattttttacTTCTCCCTCTCACCTCTTACTTGCTTCTGATGGGGAAAACTTGAATTATTTTGATAGAAGTTTTGCTCTCATCATTTAATGTAATACGCAGAATGATGAAGTTCCAGTGCATGTCTTGAAGCACTTTTCTTGTTGGTGCTGGAAGAGGGGTGCTGGCTTTCCACAGAAGTAGGACTAGGATATTaacatcttaaaaaacaaacaaacaaacaaaaaactaacaaccttaacaacaaaaaaacccacaactttATACCTTTTAAATACTATGCACAGTATGTTTGAAAGGGAGATTTTTTGCCATGCTTAATTTGGAGGTGTGCATTTAAATGAGATTAAACTAGCATTGAGAAAGACCCTGTTGGCTCTTCACCTGATGAGTCTGTAGAAGAGACATAAGGAATTGTCTATAGTTGgaacttatttatttgtttttcctaggTGGGCCAAACTGCGAATTAACATGTTGCCTGCCACAATAATCTGTGAGCCAATCTCAGAGTGCTTTGTTGCCAGTCTAGTTATTGGCTGGGCAGCTCATCATGTGTTCAGATGGGATATAATGGTATTTTTCATGTGTCACTGCTTGGCATGGTTTATATTTGACTACATTCAACTAAGAGGTGTTCAGGtatgtagcctttttttttttgttccaaagGTTATGAAAGTGTTTAGTGCCAACTACTTCAGCAAAAAGATTAATGTGGTTGTAGGGACAAAATACTTCTCTTGACATTGTCAAGGAAATACCAGGTCAAATACTGCTATCCCTACCCACCTTCCAGCTTCAGTTATAGAAGCATGAAAGGAGGGTGTAAGTGTGCTTCTTTGTAATCTTGTTTTCTAAGTGCACCTACCTCTACATAGGCTCTGAAAGTTGGCTCCTCTGTTGACTTTACctcttctgcatttgtttctaGTCTGCTCTACCTCAGCATGTCCagaatttttaagctttttttttttttgagtccaAGAACAGTAGCTTTGTGGgattttagttttcttcctttcttagtTGTTCTTTTGTCTTGTATGACTTGAGGCTTATATGTACATTTTAAGTATACAATTACTTAGCCTTACTCTATTTTGATATTGAATAATGGATTTATTGTACAGATGTagtcttctaaaaataattcttttccaTCGCTGGAAGAAGTGAAACCTCAGCAAAACTTTGAATACAGAAGGATGTCACAAGTCAGTACAGCATTTGCTGTTTTAATGCTGCAATTCCTTACACTAGTTTTTCTGTGACCATATTCCATCTAAATCTGATCCACGATTGCTTGTGTATACAAATTTATCAAATAGCTCTtgttatgaaaaatattctttttgtaGCCTTAACAGTTACTAGAAAGATAAATTGGTTCTGCTGTTGATTGTGTAGAACACCAACAGGCAGGTTTCACAGTCACCTTCCTGAGTCCTCATCTCACCATGAGTGATATGTACATGGAATAGGGGAAGAGCTTTGtgcctcttcttcccccttctGAAGCCTCCTCAGTTTCCAGCTCTGCATGCGGCTGGAAATCCtcaaaggaacagaaaaggcAGAGGCTCTAAGCTCTTTTTAATCCCACTTTTTTCCAAGGCTAAAAGCTTGGATTTTTTTGAATTTCACTCTCCTGGGAAAGAGCAGTGTAGTTCTCCCATCTAGATGCTGCTGTTCTGCGGTCTGTGGCAAGAACCTAGTGCCTGCTTGAACGCAATTTTACAGAgtgtcaaaaggaaaaaatatttacacttttccttgccttttgcTCGATGTAGAAGTCATTCTTTGAACCTTGTGGATCATTCTGTCAAGGTTTGGATGTTTAATATGGGTAATATTTTGAATAGGAAAACTTTCTTGGATTCAAAGAAGTTTATTGATAATGTAAATCTGTTCAGTAAGCTTTAGTATAGACTTGTTAAAACACTTGTGTTACAGATTACTCCAAAATTCCTTTGGAATAGCATGTTAAAATACTTGTTCTTGTGTTCCCAGGGTGGTGCTTTGTGCTTTTCAAAACTTGATTATGCAGTAGCTTGGTTCATCAGAGAATCCATGACAATTTATATCTTCCTATCTGCTTTGTGGGACCCCACTATTAGCTGGAGGACAGGACGCTACAGATTACGTTGCGGAGGCACTGCAGAAGAAATCCTTGATGTATAGCCACAGCTTTGTAACTGTGAATGTCAAAAGAGAAAGGGGATCAAAAGTATTATAAATTGTTTATATAAGTACTTTTAAGAAAATCTACCTTCAGTAGTTTTATTACTTGTATGTTTTGGTATCTgttccttaatttatttttgcatggcACTTGCATCTGTGAAAATACATCTGTAGTTTTGGCCAAATGGTACCTTGCTCCTATGTACAAATAGAAATGGTGAGAATTGGTCCTGATATCTACTTGCTATGTGAATGCTCTGCAGtaaactaattaaaaattatacatatatcCTCCTGGATATGAACAGCTTCTTACTCCATGGTGTGCTGGCCTAGCAAAGCCAGGGGTCACATAGCTATTGTCCAGCTGGATTGCACAAGGCTACACCcagtaaaatcacagaaaaagtaTGTCTGATCTCTGTCATATCCCACTAAATTGAACCAGTAATAGGACCTCGGGAAAGAAGCTCTCAAATGCTTTATGCCTACCTCTTGTAGTTGCTGCAGAACAAAACGAATGGAAAGGTAAAAACGCTTTGCAAAAACAAGCTAAAGTAAAGCTGGAGTCTCgtgtttatatgtatatatgaaataCTTGTCATTGCAATGAACCAAAAGTGGACTGAGTTTGATAGAATGCATTGAAAGAAATTATTAGACAGTCATGTATTGTGAGCACATTTTGGCCAACTCTGATCTGGTTCGGTCTTGAACCTTGTTAAGCACTGTGCTGTAACTAGCCTAGTTGGTCCCCTTCACTATTTCCATCCTTTTATAAGGGGTGTTTTGTGTGAGTGGATGCTTTTAGGGGGGCGGGGGGGTCACTAGGGGGTGGAAAGGagcagaaatacatttcagaaacatttcacaTGAGCTATTTTCTTACACACACAATGTCTTAAGAATGTAATTTCATGATGCAGgtatttaataactttttaaagtgaACATACATACCTACACTAGTATCATAATTAAGTATTCAATTGCAGTAGATATTGTGAATATATTAAAGGGCTGAGTGAGTTTGCTGTTACTGATTAAAGTTGTAATCTTAATTTAAATATCAAACTAAGTCTACTCTTGGCTTTTTGCCTACTACTGTTAGTCTAGCCTTTAAATTGGACTTTTGTATTCCAGTGGTATGACTAAAAAGACTAGATTATAATGCATGCCGTGTTTCCTGACCCCTTCCCTATAGCTTGGTTTCCAACCTCATTGTGAGACTTCCTAATTTGTGGTGAACTggacttgttttctttgaaccttttaaattaaaagcaaaacaaaaaaacacagcaaagctAGAGAGGGATGTTGCATAagccttttgttttcataattgtATTTATGCTACTTTACTTCAGATGGGATAGAATATTGCCACCATGAATGTGAGCTGTTAATTATAAGGCTGAAGCCAACAAAGCAGCTTTAAAAGTTGGATTATAACGTGTAGCATATTAGCAATAATGatgtgtatttataaaaatggatACTTTTACCTTACTGAGCCAATCCCTTAATTGTCATATGCTACACACTAGCataatgtatatgtatgtgttaAACATACTCTGGGCCAAAATGCTTTATCCACCTTAATATTTCTTTTGCCTTATGATACAATGGAACTTCTTTTAATGGGCATTTCTGTATGAACAAAGGCTTTTGATGCATGCTTCATTCTTTTCACGTGAATCAGGAAGAAACTTTTCCTGAGGAAAGTTGCACACTGAAAGCTAGTCTAGTTGTGACCCAcgaaaacattgtttttaagAGTTTCTACATAGTTGAATTTTGCTGATAATGTTTGTATCTTTGTTTCATGAAGTTCGATGCAGTTCATTGCGCTGTTGAAGTGAAGCATAGCTTGCAACGTAGCATTATGCTGATTTCTATGCAGGCAATggaacagaaaaccaaaaaaggCTGAACaggcttcattttaaaaatgtaagtggGGATAACTGTTTAACGGGTGCTTTTGTATTAGTAGAGCCATCTTTGGTCAAGAAAACTGAAGCTTAAGCAAATAGTTTAATTTGAGTATTATCTGGTTGATTATGGAATGGAAACCAACACTGTCAGATGCTGTAGAAGATGCTGCAACAGatcttttaaaagttaaaaatggcTAATGTAAAGTTGTGTTGATATACAGATATGTAGAATGTaccatgtttatttaaaatcattgtcttgtttttcttttatttaaaaataaattttgaatacAATGTttggaatacatttttttttttttgcattttgttcaaTGGCATTGTAACAAGGTAGCTTTGATTTAAAGCGTTTATGACAGT harbors:
- the UGCG gene encoding ceramide glucosyltransferase, translated to MAVLALALEGLAIFGLVLFVVLWLMHFMSIIYTRLHLNKKATDKQPYSKLPGVSLLKPLKGVDPNLINNLETFFELDYPKYEVLLCVQDHDDPAIDVCKKLLGKYPNVDARLFIGGKKVGINPKINNLMPGYEVAKYDLIWICDSGIRVTPDTLTDMANQMTEKVGLVHGLPYVADRQGFAATLEQVYFGTSHPRSYISANLTGFKCVTGMSCLMRKDVLDQAGGLIAFAQYIAEDYFMAKAIADRGWKFAMATQVAMQNSGSYSISQFQSRMIRWAKLRINMLPATIICEPISECFVASLVIGWAAHHVFRWDIMVFFMCHCLAWFIFDYIQLRGVQGGALCFSKLDYAVAWFIRESMTIYIFLSALWDPTISWRTGRYRLRCGGTAEEILDV